In Electrophorus electricus isolate fEleEle1 chromosome 10, fEleEle1.pri, whole genome shotgun sequence, the genomic window TTTTATCTGGCGCACCGTCGTGCTGAGTCCATGAAACGTTCGGGATGACTCCTGTGATCTTCAGCCTCTGCAGATGAGTTCAGGGCAAAGCTGAGGCATAACCAaagttatttcacttttatcatttgttttggtCAAGGCTAAAGTGGGACTAGgacatatatgaatatacatataAGGAGCACATGACGGAAAATATTTGAGATTCCTTTAGTCAGGCATGCTGGTCAACAACACCGAAACATCTAGGGCTGTTAAACACAGGACTGTCCTTGGCAAGCCCCGAGCAatccaccacccacacacacccctggctGGCCGGCCCGTGGTCCAAAGTGGCTCACGGACTCGAGTGGTAAAAGGTGTCCTGGACGTTCCGTGGGCCTGGCGCACATGTGCACGCTTCCCCACGTGCCTGGCGAtcacgtaagtgtgtgtgattgtgctgcAGGGAGCTGAGGGAGCGGCTGCAGCCGGAGGTGGCCGAGCTGATCCGGCAGCAACGCCTCAGTCGCCTGTGCGAGGGCACCTGCTTCAGGAAGAGCGCTGCCCGCCGCCGTCAGGGTGAGCAACGCCCCTTGCCCGCCCACCCGCGCATGCTTCCAGCACAACCTTCCCCGAGTTCCGTCCCGTTCTGCCTGCTGTCTCTGGTCTCAGTCTCATCAACACAGTGTTTTTTGAACAAAGAATAACTGCACTGTTCTGACCCTGTGGTTTGACAGATATGTTTACACGTACCATATACAGTATAGGTACTTTGTAGGTAGCGTAAACAGACTCCTCATAAACACATCTCAAACTACTGTACAGAAGTAGGCTATAGGCACTGTATTCATATACTACTTCCACTTTAAGGATCTTTGAGGTCAAAGAGCAGGAAATTGGAATTTATACATAGGGATTTGCAACACTCCTAATCTAAACAGACATCCTATATTTCCTCACTTTGCGGCTGCATGTTATAAGCAACTTTCGAGCTGTTCTAAGATTAACTGCATGATCTGCAGTATGACGTCCTGTTACATTCACAGAACATTTGCAAGCTGTATCCCAGCACACACCCTCTTCTCTCCTAACAGATAAGTTCTGGTACTGTCGTCTGTCACCCAACCACAAAGTACTGCACTACGGGGATGTAGAGGAATTTTCACAAGGGCAAATCCCCCACGACTCTCTCCAGGAGAAACGTGAGTCCATTCAGTCATGTCTGTGCAACAAGgtgtttgcatattttaaataatgcgGCCTCCTCTTTAGACCATGCACATGCTGTCTCTGCTTGGTGAGGCTCTTAAGAGACTTGGAAGTAGAACTGAATGCAGATCACCCACTGAGTGCTAAAAGGATCGTTCTGCTCACATTCCTCTTCAGTAACAGTAGCGGACATCAAGGCACTGATAACTGGGAAAGACTGCCCTCATATGAAGGAGAAGGGAGCACTGAGACAGAATAAGGTATGCCTGCCCTGAGCCAAAGAGCACCTTCAGATCACTTTGAACAAGGGAGATATCTTCATCATGTAATGACTGATACCAGAAAAGCACACACTGTGCCttctgtactctctctctctctctctctctgtcacgaCCGTCAACACTTCAGTTTCAGCTGAAGGAGGCAACACTTCTTGGGACGCAGTGTGTCGTATTTAAGTGCATACGTGTTGGCTCCTTAAAAATACGCTAAATGTAcattaaagagagaaaatacatACACGAGTTACAAAGTCATTTGTTGCATACTCTCATCTTCTTAGCATAGCACACCTTTTAGTGAAGAGTCACGTGCATGGTTGGCGAAGGACTCCAGCAGACACCTGTGGTAGTGATGGAGCTGCCAGCTGGTGTGGCCCTCACCTGTAGAACAAGTGCTAATGGAGACCGTGGAGGACAGCTGAGGTCAGAATCAGAAGCCTCACAGCAATTCAGTACTTTTCTTTTGCATTGCAGGACATGTTGGACTTGGCTTTCTCCATCTTATACGAATCTGACGAATATTTGAATTTCATTGCCCCTGACAAGCATGAGGTAACAAACTTTGTGCTACtttatacattttgtgtttattctattCTGGTTTTACTGTGGTTACATGTGTTAAAAATAGTCCAGCATATTTTTTCTAGGAAATTCAGTGAAGTGACATTTAAGAATTTAGTTACTGGTTCACTGAtccaaatgtcattttaaatgaagttcatctttctgtttctcttttgcctTTTATCAAGTACTGCATCTGGACTGATGGCTTGAACGCTCTTTTGGGGAAGGAGATGACAAGTGAGCTCACCAAATCAGACATGGACACACTGGTTACCATGGAGATAAAACTCCGCCTCTTGGACCTTGAGAACATTCAGATCCCCGAGGCCCCGCCCCCCATCCCAAAAGAGCCGAGTAATTATGACTTTGTTTACGATTACACCCAGCAGCAGACCTGAGACAGGTCTAAGGTATTCCATCATGGCTGACAGGAGTGCGGCAGGACTATGCTTCTCTTCACCCACTGCTTAATTCTGGTCTGGGGAGAGAACCAGGATAAGTTAAACTGTTGCCCTTTCCTGGCATGTCTAAACGATGTTGAATACAAACCTTGGAACCCCGTTTTGCCTGGAAGGCATATCCTGTATATCCCCACCTTCTTCCACATATCATGACTAGAATGTGATGCTTTAGCTTCTTGGCCCCTAATAGATATTCTTTAGTGGTAAAAGTCTCAAAAACAAGGGTCTATCAACCTGGAGGAAAAGATGCCACTTCACAATAACACTTCTTTGCACAACTAGAAGTATCAGTTTTATTGAACTGATTTTACTGAATCAATTTTATTGAACATTTCTTGATGTTCAAGTTGTAACCTAAATTGTTAATATATAACTGCATCAATATGTTATTTGAATTATGATTGACTTTTTCTTCGTTTGGCTGGATGGCTCACCTACTGCCATTATTTGTTTCTTCAACCACTAGTCAGttaatttaaacataaatatgtttttgacAGATTCATAATTGCTTTGCATTCACTAGATCAGTTTACATTGATTCAAGAATTAATTCAAAGACTGAAGGATGTGCTCATTCCCCTGAACTATCAATCAGTGCCCTTTTGATTAGAATAAATTAGAATCAGAAGTCAGATaaacaatgcattaaaaaatataaatttagtTTTTAGCTTTACAAGTACACCATGACTAATGAAGATCGTTTTTAGAGATTTTTCCAGCTTGTATCAGGAGATGTTAATATATACCAGAGTCCCCCGACCCATAATGCTTATTTATACTCTTACTCCTAAGAATGGTGTGTAGTTCTCATGAGTCATTGGGGTGCCACCGAGCAGGGGACACTGAGATATgttgagacagacagacaggtggacaCGATTTATTTCAACACCGCTACAGCTCCACAGCTCCTAAAAAATAAAGGGACTCATTGGCCACATCAGTAACCCCAAAACTAGCCAACTGATCCACCCAACATCCAGTCTGGCAGAAATTCCCTTCCATGAAATTCCAGATCATTAAAGGTTACGCTTCGTAATATCTTTCTTTGTGCTTGAATTAATAGGAAAATGTCCATTACTTTCTGTATTTTGTGGACACACCTTGAAGATTCAAAATTCTTGACAATAGTTTATTTGTTGCGCAGGACTGTTTAGCTATCCAATGGTCTTCATCAGTAGTCACATTCTGACCACTGGGCTACTGTTAGCTGGATATTTGTGGGTGGTGGATCACCCTTAATCCAGAACTGATGCCTAAGTCTAAAAAATATCACCAGCTAAAGTACTGAGCCCAATAACCCTGGACCAGCTCAGTCTATCATGTtggtggtgatgctgtgtgtagAATGGTATGCCACATAGACGTTATCCAGAATGCTGGGGCTGTGGTGAGAAGATGACCAGTGATGAACCAGGTAGATGGTGGCTGACCACTTGTGATTGCTTACAGATagctacagtctgtaattatGCACTTATAAAAATACCACTGTAAGacacgtg contains:
- the si:dkey-56f14.7 gene encoding engulfment and cell motility protein 1; amino-acid sequence: MISQDESKSRPMMELRERLQPEVAELIRQQRLSRLCEGTCFRKSAARRRQDKFWYCRLSPNHKVLHYGDVEEFSQGQIPHDSLQEKLTVADIKALITGKDCPHMKEKGALRQNKDMLDLAFSILYESDEYLNFIAPDKHEYCIWTDGLNALLGKEMTSELTKSDMDTLVTMEIKLRLLDLENIQIPEAPPPIPKEPSNYDFVYDYTQQQT